GCCGCGAGCGACCGAGCCAGGCACGCGGGGACGCATCGAGCGACCGTCGGCGAAAACCTGCGAGGTGGTCTGCGTCTTCTTTTTAAGCTGGTTATCCATGTCCTGGATCGGATGGATCCGGGGCAGCGGCGAAGTCGTATTGCGAGCGTTCCAGACCAGCATTGGCGGCACCGTCAGGGCGGCCAGGAACACGATCACCACATATTTCAGGAAGGTCGGAATCTGATCGCTGCTCGGATCGGCTTCGAGCTCGTCGATCGTAATCGGGCTGAGCTTTTCGAGCATCTCGCGATGCTTGTTCGCTTTGAACTTCGGATCGGTGGCGTCGATCGTCAGGAAGAAACGATCGTTGGTCGCCCGGGCGAAGTTTTTGTGGCGGAAGAGCGGGTTCGAGAAGTTCGGCAACTTGTTGAGGGCGAGCATCCCAAACAGGGCGCCAAACGCCGACAACAAAATCGTCAGCTCGAACGTGACCGGGATATTGGCCGGCAGGCTGAATTCCGGCTTGCCCGAGATCATGTACGGGTAACCCGAAAAGAGCGCCCCCGGCTGAACCGTGGCGTTCATGAAGTACTGCATCGCCAAGCCGGTCGCACCGCCGGTCAGGCCCATTGCCAGGACCAGCCAGGGCAGAACCGTCGGACGGATGCCGAGCGCTTCGTCGATGCCATGCACCGGGAACGGAACGTGGGCGTCGGTCTTGGTCAACCCCGCGTCGCGAACCGCTTCGCACGCTTTCAACAGCTGGTCTTGGTCTTCAAACTCGACCAACAGGCCCAGCGTTTGGGGAGTCGCGTTGTCTTTCTTATTTGCCATGATCGTTTCGGCCTAGTGGTGATCCTCTTCGCCGTGGGGCATGACGCTTTTCACTTCCGCCATGGCGACCATCGGCAGGAACCGAAGGAACAAGAGGAACAGCGTGAAAAACAAACCGAAGCTGCCGACGAACATGCCGATGTCGACCCAGGTCGGGGTGAAGTAACCCCAACTCGACGGCAGGAAGTCGCGAGACAGCGACGTGACCGTAATCACGAACCGCTCGAACCACATGCCGATGTTCACGAAAATACTTGCGATAAACATGATCCAAGGCGTCGTGCGACACTTCTTGAACCAGAAGATTTGCGGCACGCATACATTGCAGAAAATCATCGTCCAGTAGGCCCAATAGTAAGGACCAAAAGCGCGATTCTGGAACGTGAACTGTTCGTTCGCGACGCCGCTATACCACGCCATGAAGAATTCCATCGCGTAGGCGTAACCAACCATCGAGCCGGTCGCCAGCAAGATCTTGCAGATGTTCTCCAGGTGACGGGTCGTCACCATGTCTTTGAGGCCAAACCACTGACGGGCCGGAACGATCAGCGTCAGCACCATGCCGAAACCGCTGAACACGGCGCCCGCGACGAAGTACGGCGGGAAGATCGTGGTGTGCCAACCGGGCAGCTGCGAAACGGCGAAGTCGAAACTAACGATCGTATGCACCGAGAGAACCAGCGGAGCGGCCAGAGCGGCGAGCAGGATATACGCTTTTTCGTAGCGATGCCATTGGCGGGCCGATCCGGTCCAGCCCAAAGCGGCGACGCTATAGCCGATTTGGTGCAGTCGCGATTTGGTCCGGTCACGCAAGGTCGCGAGATCCGGAATCATCCCCATGTACCAGAACAAGACCGACACGGTGGCGTAAGTCGAGACGGCGAACACGTCCCACAGCAGCGGGCTGCGGAAGTTCGGCCACATGTTCAAGTACAAGCTCGGATACGGGAAGAGCCAGTAGAAGACCCAGACGCGACCGATGTGAATCGCCGGAAAAATACCGGCGCACGCGACGGCGAAGATCGTCATCGCTTCGGCGAAGCGGTTGATGCTGGTACGCCAGTTTTGCCGGAAGACGCAGAGGATGGCCGAAATCAGCGTTCCGGCGTGACCAATACCGACCCAGAAGACGAAGTTGACGATCGGCCAACCCCAGTAAACCGGGACGTTGTTACCCCAGACGCCGACGCCGGTCATGATCAGGTAGCCGATCAGGGCGAACAGCATGCCGAGGGCGGCGAGCGAGACGCAAAACCCGATGTACCACGCCAGCGGCGGCTTCTCTTGTTCTGGGACGCCGGCGACGATCTCGGTAATCGAGCCGAACTTCAGCCCGCCGGTAACCAGCGGCGCACGCTTCCCAGGCGTCTCGAGCGTGATGTTGTCGACTTCTTCTACTGTGGCCATTTTTTTTCGCGTGGACTACAGGGTTTCGCGTAGGTGAATTTCGCTACTACTGGTCGCCGGCTTCGGCTGCGTGCTCTTCTTTGTGCTCATCGTCATGGCCGTGCTCGCCATGCTCGTGACCATGGTCGCCGTCCGACTCGACATGCCCTTCGTGACCAGGAATGTGTTCGTCTTCGACGTACGGTTCGGCCAACCACGGATGCGGGTTGAGAATGCGAGCCAGGTACTTGGTACGCGGCTTGATGTTCAACTCGCCCAGCATCGCGTAAGCGCGGGGATTGGCATGTCCCTTGGCGGCCAGGTTTTCGGGATTGTTCAAATCGCCGAACTGGATCGCGTCGGTCGCACACGCCTCTTGGCAGGCGACTTTGATTTCGTTCGAGCCGATCGCCCGACGATCGCGACGAGCGTCGATCTTGGTGTTTTGGATCCGCTGGACGCAGTAGGTGCACTTTTCCATCACGCCGCGGTTGCGGACGGTCACTTCCGGATTGAAAACCAACTCGGCCAGCTGGCGGTTCGATTCGTCAAACCGATAGTCGCTCGCGCGGTAGTCGAGGAAGTTGAAGCGACGCACCTTGTAGGGGCAGTTGTTGCCGCAGTACCGGGTACCGATACAGCGGTTGTAAACCATGTCGTTCAAGCCTTCGTTGCTGTGAACGGTCGCAGCGACCGGGCAAACCTGTTCGCACGGAGCGTTTTCGCAGTGATGGCAGGTGACCGGCTGAGTGACGGCGACCGGATCCTCGGGATCGCCGGCAAAGTAACGGTCGATCCGCAGCCAGTGCATTTCGCGGCCTTTCGCGACTTGCTCCTTACCAACGATCGGCACGTTGTTTTCCGCCTGACAAGCGACCACACAGGCGTTACAGCCCAGACACTTCGTCAGGTCGATCGACATCCCCCACGCATGCCCTTCGTAGGAGACTTCCGTCCACAACGATTCCAGCGGCGGGTGATGGACGACATGCTGAGCGAAATCGGGATGATGGTTGTACTCTTCCAGCGTTCCTTCGCGAACCAGCGTCGGAATGCGGCGAGCAATTTCCTGCAGACCCAAGTCGTCGATGGCATGATGGTCTTGCGTGGTCGCCAGCAAATAGGAACGCCCGGTCGAGGCGACCTTCACGCCGGTCAGGACGTTCATCGCGCTAGAGGTTCGCAGCTTTCCAGCGTCGACGCCGACCGGATCAATTCCAGCGGCGACTTCGCCGCCGACTTTGCCGGCGTGCGTTCGTCCATATCCGAGTGCGAGCGAAACGGTTCCCAAAGCCAGGCCCGGCATCAAGTAAACCGGCGCGTCAATCGACTTCCCACCAGAAGTCACCGTCGCCAAGATACCTTGCTTCAGACCTAGCAATCCGGCCGTCGTCGGATTGACCAGCAGTGCGTTGTCCCAAGTCAGCTTGGTCAAGGTATCGGGCAGTTCCTGCAACCAAACGTTATTGGCGAAGCGGCCGTCGTAGGTCGACGTACCTGGCGTAAACACCAGCTCCACTTCGTCTTTCGCAGGCGTCGTCTTCCAGGCTTCCTTGTCAGCGGTCAGGG
The genomic region above belongs to Blastopirellula retiformator and contains:
- the nrfD gene encoding NrfD/PsrC family molybdoenzyme membrane anchor subunit, whose protein sequence is MATVEEVDNITLETPGKRAPLVTGGLKFGSITEIVAGVPEQEKPPLAWYIGFCVSLAALGMLFALIGYLIMTGVGVWGNNVPVYWGWPIVNFVFWVGIGHAGTLISAILCVFRQNWRTSINRFAEAMTIFAVACAGIFPAIHIGRVWVFYWLFPYPSLYLNMWPNFRSPLLWDVFAVSTYATVSVLFWYMGMIPDLATLRDRTKSRLHQIGYSVAALGWTGSARQWHRYEKAYILLAALAAPLVLSVHTIVSFDFAVSQLPGWHTTIFPPYFVAGAVFSGFGMVLTLIVPARQWFGLKDMVTTRHLENICKILLATGSMVGYAYAMEFFMAWYSGVANEQFTFQNRAFGPYYWAYWTMIFCNVCVPQIFWFKKCRTTPWIMFIASIFVNIGMWFERFVITVTSLSRDFLPSSWGYFTPTWVDIGMFVGSFGLFFTLFLLFLRFLPMVAMAEVKSVMPHGEEDHH
- a CDS encoding quinol:electron acceptor oxidoreductase subunit ActD, producing MANKKDNATPQTLGLLVEFEDQDQLLKACEAVRDAGLTKTDAHVPFPVHGIDEALGIRPTVLPWLVLAMGLTGGATGLAMQYFMNATVQPGALFSGYPYMISGKPEFSLPANIPVTFELTILLSAFGALFGMLALNKLPNFSNPLFRHKNFARATNDRFFLTIDATDPKFKANKHREMLEKLSPITIDELEADPSSDQIPTFLKYVVIVFLAALTVPPMLVWNARNTTSPLPRIHPIQDMDNQLKKKTQTTSQVFADGRSMRPRVPGSVARGEWQPIDYLTGIVPGGEMTENVALLQDEEAKPADDAQPAEEQPAVDAPADGEPAAAEGAAVEGEDKPPEPDWVTSFPETLDVDTALIERGQARFNIYCAVCHGVSGEGNGLVSLRAFEMEQPTWVQPTNLHDPNVTKQPVGRVFNTITNGIRKMPAYGAQISPEDRWAIVLYLKALQKSRDATIQDVPQIEADALKGQGN